gctgcctggccCAGATGAGGACAGCAACCTGGACCCCTCACCCCTGCCGGACCTGGACTCGGAAAGCTGCTTTCCCGCccgcgaggaggaggaggaggaggaagagcgtTGGCTCGATGCCCTGGAGAAGGGTGAGCTAGATGACAACGGGGAGCTCAAGAAGGAAGTGGATGAGTCGCTGCTGACAGCCCGACAGGTGAGGGGTGGCCACAGAGCCGcctggggcagggctgaggggTGCAGCTCAGCCTgccggggctgtggggctggtggcCCCAACACTGTGTTGGCTTGGCTGCCTGCTCAGGTGAGATGGGGTGCTGCGGAGGTCCCAGAACTGGTGGGGAGCCACATTGGAGCCCtcagaggggcagggagggccCTGTCTGGGGTTGTGACGGTGCCCCCATGCCCCCGCAGAAAGCCCTCCTGCAcaagcagcagagccagccGCTGCTGGAGCTGCCCATGGGCTACAAGGCGAAGGAGCTGACGGAGGAAATGCTGGTGAAGCGGGAGGAGCGGGCCCGCAAGCGGCGCCTGCAGGCGGCCAAGAAGGCAGAGGAGAACAAGAACCAGACCATCGAGCGCCTGACCAAGACCAACAAGGCCAAGGTGAAGACGCTGCGAGAGCGCAAGGCCAAGCAAGCCCCCTGCCCCGTCGTCCACTACTGCAACGCCACCGACCGCATCACCGTCTCCTTCCCGGCGGGCATGGCCCTGCCGCTgctgcccgccccggccccccccgtgccccccccggTCCTCTGTGGCGTCGCCGGCTGCTCCAACCATAAGCGTTACTCCTGCTCCCGCACCGGCCTGCCACTCTGCAGCCTGGCCTGCTACCGGAGGAatctccagctgcaggaggcCGCAGCATAGGCTGGGGAGAGCGGACACACACACCGGCCCCTCCGCCATGGACAGAAGGGGGGCCGGGGCTGTCGGGCAGCCCCAGTGGGGACTGAggcgggggggtcccggggcagTGACGGGGGTCCCGGGGCTGGTCCCACGGTGGTGCCGCCGCCCGGTGCCGCGGAGCTGATTAAAGGCTGTTGGAGAAGGAGCCGTGTGTGGGTCCGCCGGGCCAGGGGGAGAccctgccccgccccccccccccgggagggCTATGGGACAGTCCGACTTCCCCACCCCTGCACGGGCTGCGTTATGGTGCGGCTCGCCGATCCCGGGGGCGGGACAGCGGGAAGACCTCTGCCGCAGCGCTCATTGGCTGGGGCCGTGCCCGGCAGAGTGCAGCGGTGCTGGTTGGTCGGCCGCTCCGCCAATCACGCGCCAGGGTCGTGGCTGCGCCCCTTTGTCGGGCGTGGCGGCGCGCGGCGAGGCCGCCGTTGGCCTGCGCGCCCGTCAGTCACCGCCGGGTGGGTGGGGCTCCGCCTCCGGTTGGCGGCGGTGGCCGCCAATCCCGGCGGGGGTGGGGCTCGGTCCCTTTGTCTCTGTTGTTGGGCGTGAGGCGCGGGCAGACGGCGCCCGATTGGCAGGGgcaaggcggcggcggcggctccgaTTGGCTGGCGgcggcgaggcggcggcggattgggcggcggcggcggcgtcaGGGGGCGGGAGCTTCGGCCCGGGCGTgatggcggcggcggaggcTGCGGCCCGGGAGGCGGTGGCGGGCCGGGCGGCCGGGATggcggcgacggcggcggcgacggggcagcggctgctgctgcgggcagcgggggccggggccggggcggccgagccggcgcggggccgcggcgggctgTAGGCGGCGCCATGGAGCGGCCCGGGAGCGGCGGCGCCGAGGGGGCCTGGGCCGCGCTGCTGGGCCGGCAGCACCAGCAGGTAcggccgggaccgggaccggggcctgggccggggctgggggggtggccCCGCTGCCGGCGGGCTGGGACGCGGACCCCTGGGGCCGGGGTGGCGGCCCCCTTCCCGGCCGGCGTGACGGTGTGGCTGTCCCCGCAGGCCCGGGAGTACTGCCCGGGGGTGAACAACCAGCCCTACGTGTGCGAGACCGGGCACTGCTGCGGGGAGACCGGCTGCTGCACCTACTACTATGAGCTGTGGTGTGAGTGCGGGCGGGGACTGCGGCCTCACTCCCTGCTGtgcggggttggggggggggcttcgAGGGGAGGGTGACCCcgctctgctccctgcagggTTCTGGCTCCTCTGGACCATCCTCAtcctcttcagctgctgctgcgcCTACCGGCACCGCCGGGCCAAGCTgcgcctgcagcagcagcagcggcagcgggAGATCAACCTCATCGCCTACCACGGTGCCTGCAACTACCCCGCCTCCATGATGGACCTCAGTGAGTGAGGGGCCCCCCcgtgtgtgtccccctccccgtgtcccccctccagccccacgtCCCTCCCCCCAGGCTCCCTCTGGGGACGGGTCCCAGTGGCAGCCCGGGCCCTGGGGGGCCGCCCTGACCCACGcactcccctgctcccccctcgCAGGGATGCTGGCTTCCTTCAAGCTGCCTGCCTATGAGGAGGTGGCCCACCGGCCCAGCACACCGCCGCCGCCATACAGCGCCATCCTGGCCCAGCTGAGCGGGCCCCGCGGCCGCCTGGGCTCCAGCAGCCTCACCCTCTCGCCCAGCTCAGAGAACTACACCAGCTGCTCCTGCGAGTCGAGCTGCGCCACGTCCCCCAGCAGCACCTCGCTCTCAGTGCAGGTGACAGACGAGACGGAACGTAGCCGGGCCAGCACGCCCAGCGAGGAGGGTGGCACCAGCAGCACCGGTACTGGCGCCAGCTGGGATCTGCCCCCCGAGGAGGCACCAGCCCGCGGGGCCCCGCACAAGCACGCCCTCTTCTCCTCCACCGTGGACTTCTTCGAGGCTGACTGCCACCCCTGCTCCGACATCGAGGAgggcgaggaagaggagggtggcGCAGCCCAGGAGGaaggcggcagcggcggcgagCATTTCCGGCACCGGCGCCTGACGGGGGACTCAGGCATCGAGGTGGGGCGCTgccaagaggaggaggagggcgaggGCGAGGGCACCCACCTCCTGGGCAAGGCCGGCCCTGCGCCCCCCTCCCGCTGCGGGCTGCCGGGCCAGGGGGGCGGCGAGGGGCCCAGCTCGCCCGCCCTGCCCGTCTGAGCTGGCACCTGCTGGCTGCACCCTGCCCTCCCCGCTGCCTGCTCGCTTGCCTGgccctgtcctgctgcctgctcccccccgtccccgccttgagcagctggggggggaaTGGACGCAGCAAGGgtgacttcccccccccctcccccgctcaGAGGGTGCCCGGTGTGGGGTGGAGCAGGACAGGTGGCACTCCGGCGGGGgctgccttctccctcctgctcccgGTGCTGCCCTGGGGTCTGGACTCTTAACACGGAGCCCCCGGTGGCCCCTCGCCCCaactgaccccccccccccaccctgtgccCCATCATGTCCAGTACCTCATGGGGCACAGCTGGGCCCCGAGGGGGTGGCCCCACTCTCGGCGTGGTCCCACCGGAGCCCCCTCCCCTCTGAACTGCTTCCAgggggctgcagctgctgggggcCCTGTGCCCACCCCATCCCGTCCCGGTGCTGCGGTGCCATGGGCCCTGGGGCCAGTGCCACTGCCGGGGGGAGGGGGCCCATCTCCGCCGGGGGCCAGGCGGTTCACGTAGCGTTCTCTCACCATTAAAGAGATGTGGAAGTACAGCAGCCCTGCGCCTGCTGGGGGAcactgtggggtggggggagcgggcaccagggctgagctgggccCCCCCAACTCCACAGCAAGGGGGCATGGCCCCCCGCCCTGGCCCGGGGGGTGCTGCCCCAGCCTGgtggcaggctggggaggggaggaaggggggagggggtggcgaGAGCCgtgacccccccccaacagaGGCAGCAACAGGCCATGGTGGTGGAGGTTTAttttgggggaggaggtaggCTCTGTGCCTCCACCCGCACCTGAGAAAGATGGGCAGGGCTGGTGGCGCAGGCAGCTGCCCATGCCGTGGCCAGCTCCGCAGCCTTAGTAGTCCTCAGCCATCACCAGCACAACCAGCGCGGACCAGCCGGCAAAGGGGTGGCAGCCCTGGCCACGGCCGGTGCTGTCACTGTAGTGCTCCCAGAGGAAGCCACTCTCGGCGTACTGCCGGTACAGGTTGGCCACGAGGTTGTGGCGCAGCTCGTGGTAGAGTTCTGCCGCCCGCTCCCGCTGTGGCCCCTCAGCGTCAGCGTAGCTGCGCAGCGCCCACAGGGCCAGGTAGTTGATGTTGACCCAGATGGAGCCGCGCCAGTACGGGGGGTCATGCTGGGTGTTGCGCTGCATGTAGAGGGGGCTGTCGCGGGCCAGGGAGCGCAGCCCAAAGGGTGTCCAGAGCTGCCGCTCGCTGCGCATGGCGGCCAGCATGGCGGGCAGCTGCGGCGAGTCAGGgcgcaggagctgcagcagcagcgggaAGAGGCTGACGTAGCCCAGGGCCCCCACGAAACGGGGCCGCGGCGCCTCCCGCACCTCCCGCACCagccggggggccggggggggctgtCCTGGGGCCGCTGGTGCCACCCGCTGCCAGCGCAGCCCCACCGCCGCGCTGTGGTTGCCGTAGTCGGCGAAGGCGCCCAGCTCCGGGGCCCAGTGCAGCTGCTCAAGCAGGCCGTTGTCGCTCAGCGCCTCTTCCATCTCCCGGTAGGGCCTGGCCGGCTCCCCCAGCCGCTCGGCCACCTCTGCCAGCACCCGGGAGGCCAGCGCCATCCAGCAGCGCAGGTCCAGGTGCCGCTCCTCGGGCGAGGGGTGGGAGGCGCGGGGGTAGTCGTCCAGCCCCGAGGCCAGCGTCTTGGGGTTGAGGAAGCGCTCGAGCTGGGGGTCGCGGCCGCGCCAGCGGAAGGTGAGGGGCAGGGGTCCGGCCTGCGTCCGGTTGTACCAGTCGTACCAGGCGCGCAGGCGGGGGAAGAGGCGGCGCAGGTAGGGCAGGGGGGCGGAGGGCAGCAGCCGCtgcagtgccagcagcagggtgggggggttggCCGTCTcactgtgctgcaggaggaacTCGGGGGGCACTTTGGCCCGTGCCTCCTCCCCCAGGATCTGCTCGCGGGGGATCCAGCCCTCGGCGTTCATCAGGTCCAGCCAGTGGGCGATCACCTCACGGCTCAGGGCCGGGTCCCAGCGCgccagcaggagctggtggaagCCCTCATCCCAGAGGAAGCCGCGGGGGAAGAAGGAGCGGGAGGGGACAGCAGTGAAGAGGGCGGCCTCGGGGGCAGGCACGGGGCGCTCCTGCAGCGGGGACTGCACCAGCGAGCGCCCGTGGAAGTAGCCCATTCCCCCCAGCAGGTCGCTGAGGGCGGCCTGGGCGAAGCGTCGCTGTGACGGGGGGAAGCCCTTGCGGCCCAGCCCGAAGGTCTCCTCGAAGCGCCGCTCGAAGGTGGCCGCGTGCCGCGCCAGCGCTGCCGACAGCGCCCCACCCGTCAGCCGCCTGGGCCGGCCCACTGCGCTGCCCGACTCGAAAGTCACCTCCACCGTAGCGGGCGGCTCCAAAGTCACCTGGTGCAGCAGCAGGCGCCCACGCGGGGGCTCCCCCGGCAGCCCTCGAAAGGCGTCAACGGCAAAGAAGCGGCGACGCGGCCCTCCTGGCGGGGCAAAGATGAAGCGGTTGCTCAGGCTGCTCCGCACCACCTCGGTCAAGCGGTGCAGCCCCGGGCTCGCCGCCTCCAGGTAGTTGTAGctgcagagggagagagggcgtcaggggacggggacacgggtggaggggcagggggggacagGGCCACCACGGCAAAGCACCTGGCGTATTTGGGGTCCTCCCCACTCTCCGCCGTGGGTTGGAGGAATGTGAGGGTGAAGCGTCCCAGCTCCTCCGTCGTCCCCGTCACGGCGGCCAGCCGCGTCCTGTTCTCCAGGTGCGGCTCCAGCGTCCCCTGCTCGTCCGTGGCAACGTagaagaagagggagaggagcggggccgggccgcccgTGCCctgtggaggaagaagaggagagagacGTGAGGAAGGGGGCTGCCTGGCCGTTCTCCCATCAGGTGCGGCCCCTCCGCTTCTTCCCCTCACCTCCATCCGTGCGGTGATGCGCCAACTCCAATCCCCTCCGTGTTCCCCACCCGGTCGTTTAACGAATTCAGTTTTCAAGAACAATCCTTCATCACGGATCTCCTGCACCCCGAAATTTTCCCCGTCGTGCATCAACCAGCCATACCGCGACAAACCATCGCTCTGCTCGCAGGTGTGACGTAAGCTGCCGCCTCCTTCGCGTTGCTGAAGCCACATGAGTCCTGGGGATACCGGGGAGGTGGAGTGGGGGGGTTCAGGGGTTCAGCCTCGGTTCTccgggcgggagcgggggcAGGCCGAGCCCCGGGGCAGGGCAAAGCCCTGCCCCGGGGCTCGGCCTGCCCCCGCTCCCGCCCCTATCCCTCACCGGTAACGAGAGCCCGTGGGCTGCGTGTCTTCATCCCGAAGTAAACGTGAGGCCGGTAAGTGCCCCAGAAATGTTGGGGCGAGGCGAGAGGCCCGGTAGAACCGGGGGGAAGAgcggggggagcggggtggggggtaACGAGGAGGGCGGCCGCGTTCCACCGTTTCCATTCAGCCACCGCCAGGCCCAGAGCCAAcgccgccgcagccgccgccgccgctatCACCAGCGCTGTTCGTCCCCGGCTCGATCCCCGTTGTTGTTCCTTTTCCCGTTCCCGCCGGGTCCCGCGTTCCCGGGTTCTTTCCCGGGGTCCTTCCCCGCCGCGTCGGCGCCGCTCGCCCGCCATGACCCGTCCCCGCCGTTTACGTCATCACGGCGCGACGCGGCGGCGGGAGAGAGGCGCGCTGGTGGGGGCAGTGGCGCCCCCTGGCGGGCGGGAGGGGAAACTGCAGGGTCGGTCCTccactgccccccccacccgcgTCAAACCCGGCCCCGAGTGGACAAGGACCCCCCCCCGCGACCCGTCCCGTGTTCCCCCCCGCCACACACACAGGCCAGACTCAGCACGTCTTTGGAAGCTGCTTTATTGTGTCCCTTCGTCGACCCCacagccgggcgggggggggtcccagggcagccccacagccaggcAGGGGTCCCCGGCACAAGGCAGTGGCTgtggggggctggggctgcccctgccccacggagggggggggacacagcagactctgccccccactcccctcaaACCGCCAGCCCGCTGGGGGGGGCCGATGGCCAGCAGCGCCCCGGTTCACTGCTTGACCTGTCCCCCATCGCCCTCGCTCACGAAGCGCTTCCGCCccctgtggaggaggaggaggatgaagagggGGAGCACCCCCAcggacacacacccccccccacagCTCCCCTGGCACCGGTACCTGGCAGGGCAGGCATCCCGCAGGGCCCTGGTGATGATGCCGCGGTCGAAGCAGAGCTCCACCAGCCGCTCCAGGAGGCTGTGAGCCAGCGGCACGTCCAGGCTGATGTCCCCTAGCTCCTCGTACACCCGCTGGAAGCCCTGGGAGGGGGAGACACACACAGCAGTGTCAGCCCTGGGGGTGGGCtgcccaccgccccccccccatgtGCACCCCACGCTCACCCGGTTCATCTGGTCCAGCGTCACCAGCCCCGTCTCCCACAGCACCTTCAGCAGCGTCACCATCATGGCCACGGGCCCCTCCCCGGAGCCTTCCAGCACCATCACCACCGCCTGCGGGCAGTGGGCGTCAGCAGGGCTGCGGGGGGGACGACCCCCCAagacccctgggacccccagccctCACCTTGTACACCACCCGCTCATGGTGGAAGTGAGGCacctccaccccccaccccgcaggacccctgggacccccagccctCACCTCATACACCAGCTCGTGGTGGAAGTGTGGCACCTCCAGCTCCCGCAGGCAGTGCTCGGCCTCCAACACCTCCCCGGAGAGCAGGTATTCCCGCAGCAGTAGGTTCATCTAGGGACAGAGGCAGCTGGGGTAGGGGCACGGGGGGGGATGGCATGGAGACATGAAGCGGGGATGGCTAGGGGGGGTTTGGTCCTGACGTGGGGAGGGCACAGGGACAGCCGGGGTCACTGCTGCTCTGGGTGGGCATGGGGACGTGTCTGGGGGGATGCCACAGCCAGGGTCACGTCCCAAGGGACATAGAGGGGAGTGTCCATGGGACATTTGGGGGAAGATCCAGAGGCGACGGGGTGCAGGCACGACGGatggagcagggggatgtgtCCGGGGAGACCAGGCCACCAGCAGGGACGGGGGACACAGTGAGGGACGCGACTGGGGGGGGTCGGACAGGCGCTGACCTCCTTGACGAGGTGCTTGACGGGGCGCTGGCCGCCCCCCACGCCCCAGACGTTGTCCAGCCGGTTGACGTCACGCTTGATGCGCAGCAGGACAGCAGCGCGGTCGAGGGCGGCCCTGCGGGAGAGGCGGGTGAGGGCGGCacgcggcgggggcggcgggggccggggcggcgctTACCTGGCGTGCTCGCAGTCCACGCGCCCCTTGTAGCGCTCCAGGAAATCCAGGGGCAGCGCGTGGTCGGCCACCGCACGGGCGATGAACTGACCCAGCATCTGGGGACGGAGCGTCAGCACCCTGCCCTACCTAGTCCCACTGTCCGTCTGCGTCCTGCAGCCGCCGGGCATCCCCCAGCACGGCCACGGCCCCCCCAGTGCAGCTGTGGCCCCCCCGAGCATCCCCCCAGCAAGGCCACGTCCCCTCAGAGCATCCCCCGGCACAGCTGTGTCCCCCGCCCTGGCACGTCCCCATCCCGTCCCCACATCTGCCGACACCTGGGGGGCCTCGGGGGTGTCGAGGATGAGGTCGGGCAGGTCCCGCAGCATCTTGTCGAAGGCCCAGGCGATGTCCTCGGGGGTGACAACGTGGCCCACCAGGTCGGAGAGGAGGCGGGAGGTCAGCTCACGGTGGCTGGCCTTGCCCTCCAGCGCCAGGGCCACCGCCAGCGAGGGCACCGCGTGCCGACGGCTGCCCAGGTTCAGCCcccgcagcagctcctgtgcCTGGCATGTTAGTTACCCCCTGCCAGCTGCCCcaggggacccccagcccctcctcagGGGACCCCTGACCTCCCCCAGAGACACTCCCCAGCCCCAAGGgaccccctccctctcccccaggaCCCTGCCCCATGCCAGCCTGGCACCCCTGAATGTCCCCATCAGCAAGGGACCCCCAGTTCCTCCCCAAGGGacccttccccatcccagcctGTCCCATCCCTGAGGGTCCATATCCCCAAGGGACCCCTGTTCCCTCCCCCAGGGACACTCCCCATTCCCACAGGACCCCTTTTCTCCCCTGCACCAGTCTGACCCCCTTGAAGGTCCCCACCACCAAGGgatccccctccccaggggaCTCTGCCCCTTCCCAAAGGGTCCCCATCAGCAATGGACCCCCAACAGACCCTTCCCATCCCAGTCTCCCCGTCCCTGAGGGTCCTTGTCACTGAGGGgcccctgtcccctccccgAGGACCCCAACCCATTCCAGCCCACCCCGTCCCGCAGACCCCTGCCCCGACGCACCATGACCTCGCTGGTGTCCCCATGCTCAAAGTACTCCAGCACCATGGGCTGCACGTTCTTCTCCAACTCCCCCTCCTCCAACTCAGGCACCACGGTGGCATAGACTGTGTCCCCCTGCGGGCACAGGACGATGCCACCCCTGCCTGTACCACTGCCTGCAGCCGGCcagcccctcgccagggctgcCTGTGAGGGTGGGGGATGAGGCAGGGCTGCGGGGGCCCGGGGCCGTACCTGAGCCACCTCGTCGTAGTTGGGGTCACGGGCATCAGGCTCCTGGTAGCCGTAGACCACGCCGGGGGCACCCCACACACCCTTGCCTCCGGCACCACCTGCACCAGGCACGTGCGGGGTGAGCGGGGGCTCGGTGGCGGCGGGCACTGAGGCCCCCAGTGGGGCCCCCCCGAGGTGGGGACTAAAcctggggcactgggagggagctcagccccacaggggatgcaggaggggTCCCAACTCCATGGGGGTGTCAGGAGGGGAGTGATGGAGCTATGTggggtcccagccccactgcGGGGGACGGGAGGGGTCCTGCCAGGCGCTGCCGCCCCTCACCTTTCTTGGGCAGCCCGCGGCCCTTGCCCATGCGGGACCTGCGGTCGTGGGTCCTGCCCTTGGGGCTGCCGGGCTCGGGGCCAGGCTCAGCACCTTCGGAGAGCGACTCACGGGCCGAGTCCCGGGAGGAGGTACGCCGCAGCCGCCGCTTGGCCTTGGCCTTCAGCCGCGCCTCGTGCAGCAGCTTCTCCTGGGGGGTCCAGGCGCGGGGACCCCCGGCCCCCAACAGCTCCTcgtccccatcctcctcctcctccgcagCCGCCGGGCAGGGGCCCTGCACACCGTGGGCACCGTCACCACGTGCTGGGGCACCGCGACACGAcccccccatgggacccccaccATGCACTCTCCCCGGGACCCCCAAGGGAACCCCGCCATGCCAGGGAACGCCCCCCATCCAGCTCCACCAGGGACCCCCGAGCCCCACAGACTGCCCCACCAGGGACCCCAATCAATAACCCCCACCATGGACCACCCCCCCTCCACAAGAGCCCCCACGGGTCCCGGTCCCAAGCGGGGCTCAGCCCCCAGGGGagagggtgtggggggggggttgctcGGTCCGGTCCCTGTCCCGGTGCCGTTACTTGCCGTAGCAAAGGGGACGCGGTCAGCGGCGCCCAGCTCGGCGGCGGGGACGGCCATGACGGGCGGCACCGGGGCCgcaccgggaccgggaccgggaccgggaccgggaccgggaaGGGGAGCTCAGCTCGGCCGGACCCCGCCCCGTGACGGAAGTGACCGGGAACGGCGGCATCATGGGAGCCGTAGTCACACCGGG
The Haliaeetus albicilla chromosome 1, bHalAlb1.1, whole genome shotgun sequence DNA segment above includes these coding regions:
- the WBP1 gene encoding WW domain-binding protein 1 → MERPGSGGAEGAWAALLGRQHQQAREYCPGVNNQPYVCETGHCCGETGCCTYYYELWWFWLLWTILILFSCCCAYRHRRAKLRLQQQQRQREINLIAYHGACNYPASMMDLRMLASFKLPAYEEVAHRPSTPPPPYSAILAQLSGPRGRLGSSSLTLSPSSENYTSCSCESSCATSPSSTSLSVQVTDETERSRASTPSEEGGTSSTGTGASWDLPPEEAPARGAPHKHALFSSTVDFFEADCHPCSDIEEGEEEEGGAAQEEGGSGGEHFRHRRLTGDSGIEVGRCQEEEEGEGEGTHLLGKAGPAPPSRCGLPGQGGGEGPSSPALPV
- the INO80B gene encoding LOW QUALITY PROTEIN: INO80 complex subunit B (The sequence of the model RefSeq protein was modified relative to this genomic sequence to represent the inferred CDS: deleted 1 base in 1 codon) — its product is MSKAWRRGRMEGGEHGEEAEAGGGHGSHKKKHKKHKKKHKKKHHHEAVGPPPPPPAPEPAAGLRKPQLKLKIKLGGQILGTKSVPTFTVVPEAPRSPSPLMVVDEEEEPTEGVPIEQYRAWLDEDSNLDPSPLPDLDSESCFPAREEEEEEEERWLDALEKGELDDNGELKKEVDESLLTARQKALLHKQQSQPLLELPMGYKAKELTEEMLVKREERARKRRLQAAKKAEENKNQTIERLTKTNKAKVKTLRERKAKQAPCPVVHYCNATDRITVSFPAGMALPLLPAPAPPVPPPVLCGVAGCSNHKRYSCSRTGLPLCSLACYRRNLQLQEAAA
- the LOC138686796 gene encoding programmed cell death protein 4-like, coding for MGGSCRGAPARGDGAHGVQGPCPAAAEEEEDGDEELLGAGGPRAWTPQEKLLHEARLKAKAKRRLRRTSSRDSARESLSEGAEPGPEPGSPKGRTHDRRSRMGKGRGLPKKGGAGGKGVWGAPGVVYGYQEPDARDPNYDEVAQGDTVYATVVPELEEGELEKNVQPMVLEYFEHGDTSEVMELLRGLNLGSRRHAVPSLAVALALEGKASHRELTSRLLSDLVGHVVTPEDIAWAFDKMLRDLPDLILDTPEAPQMLGQFIARAVADHALPLDFLERYKGRVDCEHARAALDRAAVLLRIKRDVNRLDNVWGVGGGQRPVKHLVKEMNLLLREYLLSGEVLEAEHCLRELEVPHFHHELVYEAVVMVLEGSGEGPVAMMVTLLKVLWETGLVTLDQMNRGFQRVYEELGDISLDVPLAHSLLERLVELCFDRGIITRALRDACPARGRKRFVSEGDGGQVKQ
- the MOGS gene encoding mannosyl-oligosaccharide glucosidase, producing the protein MAGERRRRGGEGPRERTRERGTRREREKEQQRGSSRGRTALVIAAAAAAAALALGLAVAEWKRWNAAALLVTPHPAPPALPPGSTGPLASPQHFWGTYRPHVYFGMKTRSPRALVTGLMWLQQREGGGSLRHTCEQSDGLSRYGWLMHDGENFGVQEIRDEGLFLKTEFVKRPGGEHGGDWSWRITARMEGTGGPAPLLSLFFYVATDEQGTLEPHLENRTRLAAVTGTTEELGRFTLTFLQPTAESGEDPKYASYNYLEAASPGLHRLTEVVRSSLSNRFIFAPPGGPRRRFFAVDAFRGLPGEPPRGRLLLHQVTLEPPATVEVTFESGSAVGRPRRLTGGALSAALARHAATFERRFEETFGLGRKGFPPSQRRFAQAALSDLLGGMGYFHGRSLVQSPLQERPVPAPEAALFTAVPSRSFFPRGFLWDEGFHQLLLARWDPALSREVIAHWLDLMNAEGWIPREQILGEEARAKVPPEFLLQHSETANPPTLLLALQRLLPSAPLPYLRRLFPRLRAWYDWYNRTQAGPLPLTFRWRGRDPQLERFLNPKTLASGLDDYPRASHPSPEERHLDLRCWMALASRVLAEVAERLGEPARPYREMEEALSDNGLLEQLHWAPELGAFADYGNHSAAVGLRWQRVAPAAPGQPPPAPRLVREVREAPRPRFVGALGYVSLFPLLLQLLRPDSPQLPAMLAAMRSERQLWTPFGLRSLARDSPLYMQRNTQHDPPYWRGSIWVNINYLALWALRSYADAEGPQRERAAELYHELRHNLVANLYRQYAESGFLWEHYSDSTGRGQGCHPFAGWSALVVLVMAEDY